A genomic stretch from Apis cerana isolate GH-2021 linkage group LG7, AcerK_1.0, whole genome shotgun sequence includes:
- the LOC114577719 gene encoding uncharacterized protein LOC114577719: MRIRPGCVIALVVLLQVAFVASKAVDQNQLQQKSQQQTQYGTLAQKRWSDDLGSHSNLGSGYGGDSSGHGGDIGGGDGGGFGHSGGATALSTNFGHSGGDDANGGFGHSGGGDISGGFGHSGGGDIGANFGHSGGGGNGAAIEEHHDDHHDHHDHGYWKKKLIWKPGWKKIWKPAKKQIWKPAWKKIWKPVWVPTQKAIWKDIQVPVWKKIWKPVWKEIQVPVWKDIQVPAWKKIWKPVWKPIKVPAWKEIQVPAWKRIWKPVWKEIQVPAWKDIQVPAWKKIWIPEWVKIGIPGEHYHGTDHHGWQYTSHDLWKKKLIWKPLWKKYWKPAKKQIWVPDKKLEWVEAWKQIWKPAKKQIWVDDKKLIWKEEWKQIWKPSKKLIWVPDKKLEWKEAWKQIWKTDKKLEWVPDKKLAWKEAWKQIWVPAWKEIWVPAWKKIWKPVWISEWFPIDDHHPHHGWDRKDTQAQDSQIAPYSPDTISKQNAQSQQQQYQIDENKIRWDRSLKAETPSISQDLVPPPAKNQSGLAQNFTFSQR, translated from the exons ATGAGGATTCGCCCGGGATGCGTG ATTGCACTAGTGGTGCTATTGCAAGTCGCATTTGTGGCGAGCAAAGCAGTGGATCAAAATCAGCTGCAACAGAAGTCTCAGCAACAAACTCA atatggcACATTGGCACAAAAGAGATGGAGTGATGACTTGGGAAGTCACAGTAATTTGGGTTCCGGCTATGGTGGAGATTCAAGCGGTCATGGTGGTGACATAGGTGGTGGTGATGGAGGTGGTTTTGGTCATTCTGGAGGAGCAACAGCACTTTCTACAAATTTTGGTCATTCTGGAGGTGATGACGCTAATGGTGGTTTTGGTCATTCTGGAGGTGGTGATATTAGCGGTGGTTTTGGTCATTCTGGAGGTGGTGACATTGGTGCTAATTTTGGCCATTCTGGAGGCGGTGGGAATGGTGCAGCAATCGAAGAACATCATGACGATCATCATGATCATCACGATCATGGCTATTGGAAGAAGAAGCTTATCTGGAAACcaggatggaaaaaaatttggaaaccAGCAAAAAAACAAATCTGGAAACCtgcttggaaaaaaatttggaaaccCGTATGGGTTCCAACGCAAAAGGCAATATGGAAGGACATTCAAGTACcagtttggaaaaaaatttggaaaccAGTGTGGAAGGAAATACAAGTCCCGGTATGGAAGGATATTCAGGTACCAGCCTGGAAAAAGATCTGGAAACCCGTTTGGAAACCCATAAAAGTTCCAGCATGGAAGGAAATTCAGGTACCCGCATGGAAAAGAATCTGGAAACCGGTTTGGAAAGAAATTCAAGTACCAGCCTGGAAAGATATTCAGGTACCAGCTTGGAAAAAGATCTGGATACCTGAATGGGTCAAGATCGGCATTCCCGGAGAACATTATCACGGTACTGATCATCATGGATGGCAGTATACCAGTCATGATTTGTGGAAGAAAAAACTAATTTGGAAACCATTGTGGAAAAAGTATTGGAAACCAGCAAAAAAACAGATCTGGGTACCAGACAAAAAGTTAGAATGGGTGGAAGCCTGGAAACAAATTTGGAAACCagctaaaaaacaaatttgggTGGACGACAAAAAACTTATTTGGAAGGAAGAATGGAAACAAATTTGGAAACCATCCAAAAAACTTATTTGGGTCCctgataaaaaattggaatggaAAGAGGCTTGGAAACAAATTTGGAAGACTGATAAGAAGCTCGAATGGGTACCTGATAAAAAGTTAGCCTGGAAAGAGGCTTGGAAGCAAATTTGGGTACCAGCTTGGAAAGAAATTTGGGTTCCagcatggaaaaaaatttggaaaccAGTCTGGATATCGGAATGGTTTCCTATAGACGATCACCATCCTCATCACGGATGGGATCGGAAGGATACACAGGCTCAAGATTCTCAGATAGCTCCTTACAGTCCTGACACTATTTCAAAGCAAAATGCTCAGAGTCAGCAACAACAATAtcaaatcgatgaaaataagaTCAGATGGGATAGATCATTAAAGGCTGAAACTCCATCGATTAGTCAAGATCTGGTACCACCACCGGCAAAGAATCAAAGCGGTTTAGCACAAAATTTTACGTTTTCCCAACGCTGA